A genomic stretch from Xiphophorus maculatus strain JP 163 A chromosome 14, X_maculatus-5.0-male, whole genome shotgun sequence includes:
- the grpel1 gene encoding grpE protein homolog 1, mitochondrial, giving the protein MASWCVRAVRQSYSVLASPALKRAPVRLLCTATQQKNGPSSEEEAEKTEQNPAEKVLTEEKVQLEEQLKEMTEKYKRALADTENLRTRSQRMVEDAKLYGIQGFCKDLLEVADILEKAMESVPKEEVTSQNPHLKNLYDGLVMTEVQIQKVFTKHGLLKLNPEGQKFDPYEHEALFHAPIEGKEPGTVAVVTKVGYKLHGRTLRPALVGVAKAS; this is encoded by the exons ATGGCGAGCTGGTGTGTCCGAGCTGTGAGGCAGAGCTACTCCGTGTTAGCGTCCCCTGCGCTGAAGAG AGCACCTGTGCggttgctgtgcactgccacCCAGCAGAAGAATGGCCCCAGCTCGGAGGAGGAGGccgagaagacagagcagaaccCAGCAGAAAAGGTTCTTACCGAGGAGAAGGTccagctggaggagcagctgaaggAGATGACA GAAAAGTATAAGAGAGCTCTAGCAGATACAGAAAACCTGAGGACCAGGAGTCAACGGATGGTGGAGGATGCTAAGTTGTACG GCATTCAGGGCTTCTGTAAGGACCTCCTGGAGGTGGCCGACATCCTGGAGAAGGCCATGGAGAGTGTCCCTAAAGAGGAGGTGACAAGTCAGAACCCTCACCTGAAGAACCTGTACGACGGCCTGGTGATGACCGAGGTCCAGATCCAGAAGGTCTTCACCAAGCACGGCCTGCTCAAGCTCAACCCTGAGGGCCAGAAGTTCGACCCTTACGAGCACGAGGCGCTCTTCCACGCCCCCATAGAGGGCAAGGAGCCCGGGACCGTTGCCGTGGTGACCAAAGTGGGCTATAAGCTGCACGGTCGAACCCTGAGGCCGGCGTTGGTGGGTGTGGCCAAGGCTTCCTAG